In Syngnathus acus chromosome 5, fSynAcu1.2, whole genome shotgun sequence, a genomic segment contains:
- the cept1b gene encoding choline/ethanolaminephosphotransferase 1b, whose amino-acid sequence MSATGQQHGGGLRSRRALVRDREPGPGAGVEASCWLAPGVLRRFLELPSPPLSRHQLKRLEEHRYSSAGCSLLEPLMQRYWEWLVGRVPAWIAPNLITIVGLATNIVTTLVLVYYCPTATEQAPLWAYLMCAVGLFVYQSLDAIDGKQARRTNSSSPLGELFDHGCDSLSTVFVVLGTSIAVQLGTNPDWMFFCCFAGMFMFYCAHWQTYVSGTLRFGIIDVTEAQLFIMSMYLLAALGGSAFWQALIPVVNVQVKMVPAVFTFLGAIFSCSNYFRVIFTGGVGKNGSTIAGTSVLSPVLHIGSVIVLAVMIYKKSAVQLFEKHPCLYILAFGFVSAKITNKLVVAHMTKSEMHLHDLAFLGPGLLFLNQYFNSFIDEYLVLWIALVLSLLDLLRYCVSVCNQIAGHLHIFVFKITPCSLR is encoded by the exons ATGAGTGCGACGGGGCAGCAGCATGGGGGGGGGCTGCGCTCCCGCCGGGCGCTCGTCCGGGACCGGGAGCCCGGCCCGGGCGCCGGCGTGGAGGCGAGCTGCTGGCTGGCGCCCGGAGTGCTGCGCAGGTTCCTCGAACTGCCTTCGCCCCCCCTCTCCAGGCATCAGCTCAAAAGGCTGGAGGAGCACAG gTACAGCAGTGCCGGCTGCTCGCTGCTGGAGCCTCTGATGCAGCGCTACTGGGAGTGGCTGGTGGGCCGCGTGCCTGCCTGGATCGCGCCCAACCTCATCACCATTGTCGGCCTGGCCACCAACATTGTCACCACCCTGGTGCTGGTCTACTACTGCCCCACCGCCACCGAGCAG GCGCCGCTGTGGGCGTACCTGATGTGCGCAGTGGGGCTCTTCGTGTACCAGTCGCTGGACGCCATCGACGGGAAGCAGGCCAGGCGCACTAACAGCAGCTCGCCTTTGGGGGAGCTCTTTGACCACGGCTGTGACTCCCTCTCCACCG TATTTGTAGTGTTGGGAACGAGCATCGCAGTGCAACTGGGCACCAACCCCGACTGGATGTTTTTCTGCTGCTTCGCCGGCATGTTTATGTTCTACTGCGCCCACTGGCAGACCTACGTGTCGGGAACGCTGAGATTCGGCAT CATCGACGTGACCGAAGCGCAGCTCTTCATCATGAGCATGTACCTGCTGGCAGCTCTCGGAGGCTCCGCCTTCTGGCAGGCGCTG ATTCCCGTTGTTAACGTCCAGGTGAAAATGGTTCCTGCCGTTTTCACTTTTCTTGGAGCAATCTTCTCCTGTAGCAACTACTTCCGAGTCATCTTCACCGGAGGTGTCGGCAAGAACGGCTCCACCATCGCG GGAACCAGCGTGCTGTCGCCGGTGCTGCACATCGGTTCCGTCATCGTTCTGGCCGTCATGATTTACAAGAAGTCGGCCGTGCAGCTCTTCGAGAAACACCCCTGTCTTTACATCCTGGCCTTTGGCTTCGTCTCCGCCAAAATCACCAATAAATTAGTC GTAGCGCACATGACAAAAAGCGAGATGCACCTGCACGACTTGGCCTTCCTGGGACcaggcctcctcttcctcaatCAGTATTTCAACAGTTTTATTGACGAATACCTGGTGCTGTGGATTGCGCTG GTTCTGTCCTTGTTGGATCTGCTGCGCTACTGCGTGAGCGTGTGCAACCAGATCGCCGGCCACCTTCACATCTTTGTCTTCAAGATCACACCTTGCTCGCTGCGCTGA
- the pth4 gene encoding parathyroid hormone 4 — MQMCDIPVRRLVVFVLLVLLPTGLCEQNQSRRAVAEHQLLHDRGRNIQSLKRLIWLSGAMEGLHTAQTRSLVAPVVREAPEDEDDPDVAALLRRLLRYFFQSPYGTRAVQREA; from the exons ATGCAGATGTGTGACATCCCTGTGCGGCGGCTGGTGGTCTTTGTGCTCCTGGTGCTCCTCCCCACCGGGCTGTGTGAGCAGAACCAGAG TCGCCGAGCGGTGGCCGAGCACCAGCTGCTGCACGACCGCGGTcgcaacatccagagcctcaAGCGGCTCATCTGGCTGTCGGGGGCCATGGAGGGGCTGCACACGGCTCAGACGCGCTCGCTGGTGGCACCGGTGGTCCGGGAGGCCCCCGAGGACGAGGACGACCCTGACGTGGCCGCTCTGCTACGCCGGCTCCTCAGATACTTCTTTCAGAGTCCTTACGGGACGCGCGCGGTCCAGCGAGAGGCCTGA